The following are encoded together in the Pelorhabdus rhamnosifermentans genome:
- the iorA gene encoding indolepyruvate ferredoxin oxidoreductase subunit alpha, translating into MKQLLTGNEAVVQGAYEAGVTYACAYPGTPSTEILENIAAYKEEITAEWAPNEKTALESSIGACYAGARSLAAMKMVGVNVAADPLFSFSYSGVNGGLVLVSADDPGMHSSQNEQDNRYYAKFAKLAMLEPSNSQECRDMIKAAYEISEKFNTPILFRMTTRVSHSKSLVEAGERTPIEKKPYVKNLQKYDLVPAVSRVLHRKVEERLKDLEQFSNETDINFIEWNDKAIGIISSGVAYEYAREVFGNSASYLKLGFTYPLPMEKIQQFAAQVKTLYVIEELEPYLEEQIKAAGIACIGKEKIPVLGELTPDIIAKVLLNKENSLIAYDDSSVANRPPSLCAGCPHRGFFYALAKRKNIMISGDIGCYGLGGAEPLLAKDMSVCMGASISVGHGAQQTFTKFQDKYRVVATIGDSTFFHTGVNSLMHIAYNQSKTVTCILDNRITGMTGHQENPGTGYTLQGKPTKIVDIPELCKAIGIEHIRIINPNDLTEVNDALDWALSLDEPSVIITRWPCVLKKHSTEDKSEFGDYRTNCDVDLNKCIGCKACIKTGCPALRFDKPIKKVKIDSAQCIGCGVCQQVCPVKAIAKVAK; encoded by the coding sequence ATGAAACAATTATTAACAGGAAACGAAGCGGTTGTGCAGGGCGCATATGAAGCAGGTGTAACATACGCTTGTGCTTATCCGGGAACACCCAGTACTGAAATACTGGAAAATATCGCTGCTTATAAAGAGGAAATTACAGCGGAGTGGGCACCAAATGAGAAGACGGCATTAGAAAGTTCTATAGGTGCCTGTTATGCGGGGGCCAGATCCTTGGCAGCGATGAAGATGGTTGGTGTAAATGTCGCGGCAGATCCGTTATTCAGTTTTTCTTATTCGGGTGTAAACGGCGGATTGGTTTTAGTTAGTGCCGATGACCCTGGTATGCATTCGTCACAAAATGAGCAGGATAATCGCTATTATGCTAAGTTTGCCAAATTGGCTATGCTAGAGCCTAGTAATAGCCAGGAATGCCGGGATATGATAAAAGCGGCGTATGAGATTAGTGAAAAATTTAATACACCCATTTTGTTTCGTATGACCACACGGGTATCCCATAGTAAGAGTTTGGTAGAAGCCGGAGAAAGAACCCCAATAGAAAAGAAACCGTATGTAAAGAATTTGCAAAAATATGATTTAGTGCCTGCTGTTTCGCGTGTCCTTCATAGGAAAGTGGAAGAAAGGCTTAAAGATTTAGAACAGTTTTCCAACGAAACCGATATAAATTTTATTGAGTGGAATGATAAAGCTATCGGAATTATTTCCTCCGGTGTGGCCTATGAGTATGCTAGAGAAGTATTTGGCAACAGTGCATCTTATCTTAAGCTGGGCTTTACTTATCCGTTGCCTATGGAAAAAATCCAACAGTTTGCAGCTCAAGTTAAAACTTTGTATGTTATAGAAGAACTGGAACCTTATCTGGAAGAGCAAATAAAAGCTGCCGGGATTGCTTGTATCGGCAAAGAGAAAATTCCGGTATTAGGGGAATTGACTCCTGATATTATTGCAAAGGTATTATTAAATAAAGAAAATTCATTAATTGCTTACGATGACTCTAGCGTTGCCAATAGACCGCCTTCACTTTGTGCCGGATGTCCGCATAGAGGCTTCTTTTATGCACTTGCTAAACGAAAAAATATCATGATAAGCGGCGATATCGGATGCTATGGTTTAGGCGGTGCCGAGCCTTTGTTGGCTAAAGACATGAGCGTATGTATGGGAGCTAGCATCAGTGTCGGGCATGGTGCACAGCAAACATTTACTAAGTTCCAGGATAAATACCGTGTGGTTGCTACGATAGGTGATTCAACCTTTTTCCATACCGGTGTCAATAGTTTGATGCATATAGCATACAATCAGAGCAAAACCGTCACATGTATTTTAGATAACCGTATTACAGGTATGACAGGCCATCAGGAGAATCCTGGGACAGGTTATACATTACAAGGAAAACCAACCAAAATTGTAGACATACCTGAACTTTGCAAAGCCATTGGTATTGAACATATAAGGATAATAAATCCTAATGACTTAACAGAAGTCAATGACGCATTAGATTGGGCATTATCTCTTGATGAGCCATCCGTTATTATTACCAGATGGCCATGCGTTCTGAAAAAGCATTCGACAGAAGATAAGAGTGAATTTGGTGACTACAGGACAAATTGTGACGTAGATCTCAATAAGTGTATTGGATGTAAAGCCTGTATTAAAACAGGCTGTCCTGCACTAAGGTTTGATAAACCAATTAAAAAGGTTAAAATTGATTCAGCTCAATGTATCGGCTGCGGAGTTTGTCAACAAGTGTGCCCTGTAAAGGCAATAGCGAAGGTGGCGAAATAA
- a CDS encoding indolepyruvate oxidoreductase subunit beta has product MAQTKNVLLVGVGGQGTILVGKILSSGLVNAGFDVKMSEVHGMAQRGGSVSNQVRYGEKVYSPIISKGQADILVAFESMEALRWLEYLNPKGKVVVNDYQIPSAPILMGKQDYPEGVLDILKEKADTSVVKAAKLAQELGNIKSMNIVLFGALVKGMQLTNINWEQVIKNNVKPKTVEVNIKAFRAGLNAVS; this is encoded by the coding sequence ATGGCACAAACAAAAAATGTTTTATTAGTTGGTGTTGGTGGACAAGGAACCATTCTTGTCGGAAAAATTCTTTCCTCAGGATTGGTGAATGCCGGATTTGATGTGAAAATGTCCGAAGTCCACGGTATGGCGCAACGCGGAGGTAGCGTAAGTAATCAGGTGCGATATGGGGAAAAAGTATATTCCCCTATTATCTCTAAAGGACAGGCTGATATTCTTGTTGCTTTTGAATCTATGGAGGCTTTAAGATGGTTGGAATACTTAAATCCTAAGGGAAAGGTAGTTGTAAATGACTATCAAATCCCATCTGCTCCGATTCTAATGGGAAAACAGGATTATCCTGAAGGGGTTTTGGACATTTTAAAAGAAAAAGCGGATACTTCGGTAGTTAAAGCTGCTAAACTAGCTCAAGAGTTAGGAAATATAAAATCTATGAATATTGTATTATTTGGAGCTTTGGTCAAAGGAATGCAGCTTACGAATATCAATTGGGAGCAAGTTATCAAAAACAATGTAAAACCAAAGACAGTGGAAGTAAATATAAAGGCATTTAGAGCAGGACTTAATGCAGTTAGCTAA
- a CDS encoding phosphate acyltransferase produces the protein MLQNFREVLEKARQKGSVTVSVAVAQDLEVLAAVKAAQDAGLIRSILVGNVDLIKPMLSKVGLPLDTPLVHEEDDSQAALIAVSLVKEGKADILMKGMVNSGTFLKAVLNSEVGLRTGRLLSHLAVFEIPGEQKLAFHTDGGMNIAPTLEEKKDILINALIALKALGIDHPNVAILTANEMVNSKMPATVDAQTLVTLNEKEHFTAGIIEGPIAMDVAASKQAAEHKGIKSQIAGAVDLFVVPNIEAGNLVGKTLVYYAKAKNVGIVVGATHPIVMASRSATAEEKLNAIALACLAVPR, from the coding sequence ATGCTTCAAAATTTTAGGGAAGTACTGGAAAAAGCCAGGCAAAAAGGAAGTGTAACTGTAAGCGTAGCAGTTGCACAAGATTTGGAAGTTTTAGCGGCAGTCAAGGCAGCACAGGATGCAGGGCTTATTCGTTCCATCTTGGTGGGAAATGTTGATTTAATAAAGCCAATGTTATCGAAAGTAGGATTACCACTTGACACACCTTTAGTTCATGAAGAGGATGACAGTCAGGCCGCATTGATAGCAGTTTCACTTGTTAAAGAAGGAAAAGCAGATATTTTAATGAAGGGCATGGTAAACAGCGGCACTTTTTTAAAGGCCGTATTGAATAGTGAAGTGGGGCTAAGAACTGGAAGACTGCTTAGTCATCTGGCTGTGTTCGAAATTCCAGGGGAACAAAAATTAGCCTTTCATACTGATGGAGGAATGAATATTGCTCCTACATTGGAAGAAAAAAAGGACATATTGATTAATGCTCTAATTGCGCTAAAGGCGCTCGGAATTGACCATCCTAATGTCGCAATCTTGACGGCAAATGAGATGGTTAATTCTAAAATGCCTGCTACAGTGGATGCTCAAACACTTGTCACATTAAATGAAAAAGAGCATTTTACAGCCGGGATTATTGAAGGACCTATCGCTATGGATGTAGCAGCAAGTAAACAAGCTGCGGAACATAAAGGAATTAAGAGCCAAATTGCTGGCGCAGTCGACCTTTTTGTCGTGCCCAATATTGAGGCGGGAAATCTTGTTGGTAAAACACTCGTTTATTATGCTAAAGCTAAAAATGTGGGTATTGTTGTGGGGGCAACCCATCCTATTGTTATGGCATCGCGATCCGCTACAGCAGAGGAAAAATTAAACGCTATTGCATTAGCTTGTTTGGCGGTACCGCGTTAA